The Poseidonibacter lekithochrous region TCATATTCCTACTGTTATCTTTTTTGATGAAAAAGCGCAAGAGATTATCCGAATCGAATCAAATTTCAAAAACTTTCATTTCCAAAGTATTGTGGATTATGCCGTAAGCAATGCTTACAAGGATGAAAAAGAGTTCCAGCGATATCTTACTAAAAGAGCAGATGATATTAGAGAAAAAGGAATAGATGTTAATATTTGGGATTAGTCAATAATAAGTAAACTTTATTAATAAAGGAGAAAAGAAAATGAACACAATTCAAAAAATAGCAAAACAGTTTTTTGAGGCATGTGAAGAAGGAAAAGGCTGGGATGAATGTAGTTCATACTGTCTTCCTGATGCTACATTCTCATCACAAACTATTGTATTAGCGGAAATATCTACTCTTGAAGAATATACTGAATGGATGAAAGGTTTATTTACTCCTATTCCAGATGGTAATCATGAAGTGAAGTTTTTTGCTGCTGATGAAGAACAAAAATCAGTACTAGCTTTTGCAGTTTTTCATGGTACTCAAACTGGTGAGGGAGGTCCTGTGCCACCAACTGGTAATAGTATTAGTGCTGATTATGTTTATCATATAGAATTTGAGGGTAAACGTATAAAACATATGACAAAAATATGGAATGATTCCATAAGTCTTCAACAGCTTGGATGGGCTTAGTGCCTGCTCAAGTTTTTTAATCACATATATGTTTTGCTTCTTTTAATACAAAATTGTATAATAATTAATTATTACAAAAAGGATTCCAAATGAATGTAGAAATATTCTATTGTGGAGTTTGAAACTATTTGCCAGAAGCTTCTAGGTTAGAAGAGGAATTAAAAGGTAATTTTTCAGATATAAACATAAAATTAAATGAAGGCTCAGGTGGTATTTTCAAAGTGATTATTGATGATACTGTTATTTTTGATAAGTTAGATGTAGAACATAGATTTCCAAATGATGGGGAAATTATTGAAAGAATAGATAAGTTATAAAAAATATAAGTCAAATTTCATTAGAATACCCATAATATTTAAAGGATTTAAATGAATAAAGAATTTGACAAGTTCAAACAGTGGCTTACTCACAATTATAGTGATGGTTTATTAGATTTGAATCCTCCTGCAAGTGATGATGAAATAAAAGAACTTACATCTACTCTTGGGGTTGAATTACCAGAAGATTTTATAAGTGTACTAAAAATACATAATGGTCAAAAAGGCGAAAAAGCTTGGCTTTTTGACTCACAAGAGTTTTTATCAACTCATCGTATTATTGAAGAGTTTAATACTTGGAAAAAACTACAAGTAACAAAACTTCAAGATAAAGTCTCAATGCCTGATGATGGAGTTAGAAGTGACTGGTGGAATATAAATTGGATACCATTTACAAGTGATGGTTGTGGCGATCACTATTGTATTGATTTAAACCCAAACTCTTCAGGAACAAAAGGTCAAATTATTACATTATGGTTTGAATCACCTGAGAGAGAAATAGTATCTACTAGCTTTTCACAGTGGTTTGAAGAGTATCTAGAAGAATTAAATACAGGTAATCTTGTGTATTCAAAAGAGTACAACTCTATAGTTCATAAAGATGAATTATAAAAAAGGAATAGTTTATGAACGAAAATATGATATATATATTTATTGCATTACTAGCTTTTCTAGCTTACAAAAAATATAGTCAATACCAAGTATTAAAACTTGTTCCAGATTTGCTAGCGCAAGGTGGACAAATAGTTGATGTTAGAAGTGAAGAGGAATTTGCCTCATCTTCAAAAGATGGAAGTATAAATATCCCATTACATTCACTTAAAAAAAGAATGAATGAGTTAGATAATAAAAAGCCTATAATTCTTTGTTGTGCAAGTGGAAGTAGAAGTGGTTTAGCAAAACGTACTTTGACAGCACAAGGTTTTGAGAATGTTCACAATGTAGGAACATGGAGAGCTCTTAGAAAGTTTTAGTAAACTTTCTAAGCTTTTTTAAGACTAGTTATTAATCTAACTTACTAGTTAGACTCTCACCAAATGCTTCTTCAATATATGGAGAAATTTGCCATTCGTTTTTGAACTCTTTATATTGATTTACTGTCTTTTTAATATTTGTATTATCTTCAAAGAATGCTCTAATCATTACATTTTTAGGTGTATGTTCCATATCAATAAACTCTAATACTTGTGTTCTATAACCCATAATTTCTAATACATTTGCTCTTACACTATCAGTTAGTAAAGTTGCAAGTTTTTCTTTGATAATTCCATATTTCATCATAGGAATCATTTTTTCATTTTTGATTTTCTTTAGGAATTCATGTTGACAACAAGGCACTGCTAAAATAACATTTGCTCCCCAGTTTACAGCTTTTGCTAAAGCTTCATCAGTTGCAGTATTACAAGCATGAAGTGAGATAACCATATCTACATCTGTAAATTGATCAAAACCTTTAATATCCCCTTGCTCAAATCTTAAATCATCAAAGTTTAGTTTCTTAGCTAAGTTAGAACAGAATTCAATAACATTCTCTTTTAAATCAAGACCTACAATCTCTACGTTATATCCCATTTTTAAAACAAGATAATCATATAAAGCAAAAGTAAGATATGCTTTTCCACATCCAAAATCAATAATTCTAATAGTTTTGTTTTTATCTAAATAGGGAATACAATCAGCAACTAGTTCTAAATAACGATTGATTTGTTTGAACTTATCGTATTTAGCATTTACGATTTTTCCTTGTTTAGTCATGATTCCAAGTTCTATTAAGAAAGGTGTTAATTCACCTTCATTTAGAATGTATTTTTTCTTTCTATTATGTGATGCAATTTCAGCTTTTTTACTTGCAGCTTTTTTCTTTATATTTGCCTCACCTTTTTTACTAATTAGTATATGATAATCAGCATCTACAGTGTTTATAAGTACTTGTTTAAAATATGTTTTAGTTAGATTATACATTTCAACAAAAGTCTCATCATTGTCTAAGTTCTTATGTTCTACATTTTTATCATAGATATACTCAAACTGGTGTTTTACTTCATCTTTGATAGTTACTTTTTTGATAGTTACTTTATTGAAAGTTTTCTCTGATTTATTTTTTACGCCACTAAAAACCGCATAAATTATGCTTTCTTCGTTGATTATTTTTTCCATTAATTCAGTTAGGTTCTGCATAATGTTTAAAACTCCTGTTTTTAGATTTATTTTTCGTATCATATCTAAAGATACTTCCTTTATATATTAATCAAACAATTCAAATTTGGGATAACAAAAAAATTATTATATAATCCTAGTAATTAATAGGAGAAAATATGAATGAACAAATAAAACACTATGAAGACAAGCTAAAATATGAGATGGATTCTTGGGATTTAAGTGTTGCATTAAAAAACAATGAAAATGTAATTGTTATAGATGCAAGAGCTTCAAATGCCTATAAATATGAAAGAGTTCCAAATGCTATTAATATACCTCATAAAACAATGAATATAGATACTACAAAAGATTTAGATAAAGACGCAGTATATATATCATATTGTGATGGAATAGGGTGTAATGCCTCAACAAAAGGCGCTTTAAATATGGCTAAACTTGGATTCCAAGTAAAAGAGCTTATTGGAGGACTTGATTGGTGGATTAGAGATGGTCACGAAACACACGGAGAAAATGCTAGAAAATCTACTGGTGTATCTTGTGCTTGTTAATTAAAACTATTTTACAATTTTATAAAACTTAAAAGTATAACTTTATATTTCTTTCTAACATTTCATATCTAATATTATGAATTTTTAATAGATCAGTTATACTAATAAGTTCTTTAATATGATTAGCTGAACCTTTATTTAGAATAATTTCTTTTGTTTCTCTATTAAAAGAATACGAGATAAATTGTTTGAAAATATCATCCATAATTGCTGAAATCTCATTTGAATCAGATGAGTATTTACACAATAAATTATCGAAATTTTGAATATATAAAATTAAATGATGCACATTTATTGGTTTTAATAGTAATTTCCTATCAAAAATATCTGCACATTGTTTACATGTAAATGTATGATTATATGTTAATGTCTTACTTATAACTAGTATCTTTTGTTTTGGAACTGTATTTGTAATATGCTGAAAAAGTTTTTCTCCAATCTCATTTGTAACGTCTATTATGATTAAAGAATCTTTAGAGACTTTTTTATAATGTAAATAGAAGTCTTCTTCTGTTGTTGTTTTAATAAAGTTGATATTTAGATGTTTTGCAACAATATCATAAATATCTTGATTTGTACTTTCTGTATCGTAAATTAATATTTCCATTCCGAATTATCTCCAAATAAATATTATATATAACTAAATAATTTATTTTTATAGGTTTTGAACTGATAAAAATTACTTTTATTAATATGAAAAAAATTAAAATACTATAAGAATAATCATAACTATATCTTATTCAATTTTCTGAAATATTTGTAAGATTTGATATTTGGCTTTAAGTATTATGAATAATTTAGAAATATAATATATAAATTAAATCAAATATCTTTAAAATCTTTATTATTTTATATATTAAATAAATTATACCCCTATAATAACTATATAGCAGTAATCTTATTCATTATTTATATATTATTAAATCTAGAAAAATCAATTAATTATATCTATTAAATACTATTTGTATTATTTTGATATGGGTCAAGAAGAATTTTAAAGTATTTAAATATACTTCGACTACTTTAAATGAAAGGACAGAATATGAAACAAAATTTCATAAGAGTAGTATTATCTTTACTTATAATATCTGCGGCAAATGCTGGTAATAAATTCAATGATCTAACTGAAGCTTATTTAACAGAGAAAGCATCTTTAGATGTAAGAATGACAATTGCTAAAGATCCTGAAACTTCTTTAAAGGTATTAAAAGTATTAACTCAAGATAGTAATTCAGAAGTTAGTAAACTAGCTAAAGAAGCTATCAAATAATAATTATCAACTCCTACAATTGATGATTATAAATAATAGGTAGCGTATTTGCTATCTATTGTTTGTATCTCATATATCTTACTAATATTTTTTTTACTATAATACGCTAAAAAGAATATAATGCAAACACTTGAACAATTAAACAATGATGAATTAAAAGGCATCAAACAACTTACTATTTCAGAAGATTTATGTGAATTTCCTCAAAAAATATTTGAACTAGCAGATAGTTTGGAAATGTTAGATTTAAGTAATAATAAGCTTACACATATACCAAATCTAGAAAAACTTACTAATCTGAAAATTGCTTTTTTTTCATACAATCTTTTTACAGAACTACCAAATGCTTTTAAAAACTGTAAAAATTTATATATGTTGGGACTTAAAGGTAATCAAATTGAAGTTATTAAAGAGGATATTTTACCTCATAGTATTTCATGGCTTATTTTAACTGATAATAAAATCAAAACACTTCCAAACTCTATTGGTGATTTAACTAAACTTCAAAAATTTCCATTAGCAGGAAACCTTTTAACAACTTTACCTAATAGTATGCAAAACTGTAAAAACTTAGAGTTATTAAGATTATCAGCTAATAATTTAAAAGAGATTCCTTCTTGGCTTCTTAATCTTCCAAAGCTTTCATGGTTGGCATTTTCAGGTAATGATTGTTCTGTTCAACCACAAGTTGATTTAGAAAAAGCTTCTTTAGAAAAACTACAGATTCAAGAGCAATTAGGTGAGGGCGCTTCCGGTATGATATATAAAGCCTTTTGCTCAACACAAAAAAAAGATGTAGCTCTTAAACTTTTTAAAGGGGCAATTACTAGCGATGGTTATGCTGTTGATGAAATGAATACATATATGTCAATAGGAAAACACAATAATCTTATTAATGTTATTGCAAAAATTGATGAGGATGAAAAACTAGGGCTTTTACTTGATCTTATTCCTAAAAGTTATGAAAACTTAGGTTTCCCACCAAACTTTGATACTTGTACTAGAGATACTTTTGCTAATAACCATACAATGACAAGTAAAAGTATTTATGAAGTAGTAAAACATATTCAATCAGCTGCAATTCATTTACATGAAAAAAATCTTATGCATGGAGATTTATATGCTCACAATATTTTAATAAATGAAGATAATCACTGTTATTTAGGTGACTTTGGGGCAAGTAGTTTTTATGATAATAAAGCTTATGAAAAAATTGAAGTTCGTGCTTTTGGATGTTTAATTGATGATTTACTTAACATTTGTTCTGATAAAGAGAATACTTGTTTTGAGACTTTGCGAACTGTTTCACAAACTTGTATGAATGAAGATGTAAATTCAAGACCTTTATTTAATGAGATTAATTTTTAAATAATATAAAATCTTGACATATTTCAATGATTTAAATTCAAATTATCTATATACTTAAAATAAAAAATGGATGGTTCAATGAAAAAATTAATTTTAACAATTGTATTTACTGCTTTTATTTGTACTTTATCAGTGCAAGCTTCACCAAAAGTAGAAGTTATGGAAAAGAATACTTCAACAAAAAAAATGAATGATGATAAGATAAAATTAACACTAGAAATGTGTAAAAAGAAAATAGGTATTGATAACTATAATTTTATGAAAGATATTTTCAATGATGAAAATATTGTAATGACGAAATGTAAAGAAGCACTTATGAAATAACTTTGCTTATCATAGATAGTTTTTACTATCTATGATTTAGACTTAAAAAGAGCAAAAATATAAAATACTATAAAAAGCTTGCATTTATTTTTATTTTATGTTATATTGTTCGCACTTAGGATGAATACGAGTTTCATCTGTTACATGTACTATATTAATTCGCCTTTCATTGATATTACCCATTTTGAACAAACAAACTCATTTTTATTTTTAAATTCAAAAAAAGGACTACTATGTCAATTACAAATATTAAAACAAGCAAAAAAATTGAAGTGCTTTTAAGACTTTTAGACAGAAACGAAAGCTTATCAGACGCAACTTCAAAAGCAGGATTAGATATAAAAAAAGTAAAACAAATTATTAGAAAACAATATTAATATTTAACTTATTCATTTCTCAAACATTTAAACCAAATGTTTGAGAATATATCTAAAAATAAATCCTAACATTACCACATACTTTTCACATGTTTTTCCAATATAGTTTAAAAATTTATTTTAATGTATAAGGAATCAATATGGAAATTTCAAATCATGATTTAAAGAATACTATGAATAATAGTAGTTCTCTAAATTTAAAGAAACAAGAAAAAGTAAATAAAAAAGAAGATTCACACTCTTTAGAAAACAATTACACTCATCTAAACATAAATAATAATAACTCCTCTAATATTGAGAAAACTGCTCAAAAATTAGAAGAGTTAAACAAACAAAAAGTAACTACTAGTTCTTTAGAAGAAGTAGTTGTTGAATTAAAAAAAGATGATGGTTTTACAGAGATTAAACCAGAACAATTCAAAGGAATTTCTAAAATGGTAAATAGTGATATTATTATAATAAAGATTCTGAAAAAATAAATAAATTTTTAAACAACTAAAACTTATTTCTTAATACATTTATACCAAATTATAGAAAATAGATCTATTGCTTTTTCTAGGTCTTTTTCTTTTATTCCTCCAAATCCCATCATTAGAGCTTGCCAATTATCACCACATCTAGGTTTTGCAAAGTGTAATTTTATTTTTTCTTTTATTGCTAATATTTCAAGTTTTTTATAATCTAACTCTTTTGTAGGCTGTATTAATATTGCTAAACCTCCACCTTGATTAACTATTTTCATACTGTCCTTTAGTTTTGATTCTAAAAGAGATTTTAGAAGATTATGTTTCTTTTTGTTTATAGTTCTTATTTTACGTAAATGTTTATCCCAATACCCTTGCTCTATAAAACTTGCTAATGTATTTTGAGTCATTAAAGATACTCCTGAATCATAATAAGAAAACTTCTCTTTATAAATTTCAAGTAAATGATTTGGTAAAACCATATATGAAACTCTAAGAGAAGGGGAGAGGGCTTTTGAGAATGTACCAATATATACAACTCTTTGATTATTATCTAGACCCTGTAGAGAAGGTATTGGTCTATTAATATATGAAAGTTCAGTATCATAATCATCTTCAATAATCAAAGCATCGTTTTTATTAGCCCAATCTAATATTTTTAATCTATTAGATATGGGTATTGCTACTCCTGTTGGATATTGATGTGATGGCGTTAAATATGCTAGTTTTGATTTTGTTTTCTCTAAGGCTTCTATGTCAATTCCATTTTTATTGACTTGAATTCTGTCTATTTTATAGTTATGATTTTCATATACTTTTCTTATTACATGATATCCTGGTTCTTCAATAGCTATACTATTGTGTTCATCATTTAGAAGTAGGGCTAATAAACTAATTGAACTAATAAATCCATTTCCTATAATAATTTGTTCAGTATTACATTTAACTGCTCTTGATTTGTTTAGGTATTGTGCTATTTGAACTCTTAGTTCATATTCACCTTGCCTATCTCTGTACGCTCCAAAATCTAAAGAGTCATTAATATTTTTATTAAATAGCCTTTTCCATATTTTTAATGGAAAACTAGAGCTTTCTAATCTAGCAGGAAAAAAATCATAAAGTATTTCATCTTCTTTCATATCATTAGATATATCACAAGGAAATTGTGAGCTAAAATCACTAAGACTATTTTGTATTACAACATATCCGCTTTTAGGAATACTATCTATATATCCTTCTACTACTAATTGAGAATAGGCAGATTCTACGGTGTTTTTACTAAGATTATAAATACTTGCTACTTTTCTAATAGATGGTAATTTTTCATCTATTTTATAGTTTGTTAATATATCTTCTTTTATTTGTTTAAAAAGCTGTATGTGAAGAGGTATTTCACTATTTTGTTCTAGGTAATACATAAACTGTCCCTTAATAATTTTAATAAATTGGCCCTTGTGATGAGGTCAAATGTCTGTTATATTATCACAATTAAAAGAAGAAAGGAAGAAAATGAGAAAAGTTTATGAGATAAAAGATGAAGAGTTAATAAAAAATATTTTAGAAAATACAGAGTTTGGAACACTAGCAATTTGTATGGATAATAAACCTTATTCTGTTCCTTTAAACTTTGTGGAAATAAATGGAGAGATATTTATACATGGAGCAAAAAAAGGTAAAAAAATAGAAATTATGAATAACAATAATAATGCAAGTTTTTCAGTCGTTGAGTCTTATTCTTTATTACCATCATATTTTAGTACAGATGATGGGAGAGCAAGCCCTGCAACACATATGTTTAAATCTATTATATTAGATGGTCATATTGAATTCATAGAAGATTATGATGTAAAAGCAAATGCCTTAGAAATGTTAATGCAAAAGTACCAAAAAGAGGGCGGATACAAAGCTTTAACTGATGTTATATACAAAAAGATAATAAATGCAACATGTATTTATAAATTAGTTCCATCTCAAAGTAGCGCTAAATTTCATTTAGGACAGGATTATAATGAACAAAGATTTGCAAGAGTAAAAGAGCATCTTTTAAAAAGAGGAACAAAAAAAGATTTAGATACTTTAAAATTAATGGAAAGCCTAAGAGTATAGATTAATAAAATATTATAAATAATTGCTATATCATTACAAAAAATTTGAAGGCATTATTTATGAATAAATTAAAAAAACTATTTGAAAAAGTACCAGAACTAAAAGAACAATATGAATTATTTGAAAATACAATTTTAAATGAAAATTCTTTAGATAAAAAATATATAAAGTATGTGGCATTCTCAAGTGCCATTGCTTTAAAAGAAAAAGACTTATTCTCTTTAGTAGAAGAAAAGTTGGGAAAACTAGAAGAATCTGAACAAAAAGCTATTTTTTTAGCTTCTAGTAGAATGGCCACAACGAACCCATACTTTATGGCTAGAAATGTTCATCCTTTAAAAGCTGGAGGTTCTTTAGAGTCTTTAAATATGAGTGTAATTCAAAACCTTGGGGTGAAAGATATGACAGCATATCATTATTCTTGTATATCAATATCATCAATAAACTCAGGTTTTGTATGTTTTAATAGTCATCTAAGTAATCTAAAAGCTCATAGCCAAAGTGATAACTCAATAGATCAAGCAATGAGAATTACAGCATCTTTAAACTCATTAAAACAATTACTTTTTAATATATCTTTATTAGATTAACTTTTAATTTATATATACTATACTTCTAATAATAAAAAAGGAAATGAATGTTCATAGTATCATTAACATATATTTGTGATTTAAAAGAAGTTGATAATCATTTATCATCACATGTGGAATATTTAGAAAAACAATATGAAGAGGGTAATTTTATTGCTTCTGGGCGTAAGGTTCCAAGAACTGGTGGAATAATATTATCTAAACTTGATAGTCTTGAAAAACTAAATAAAGTTTTAGAAAAAGATCCTTTTTATCAGAATAATCTGGCAAAATATGATATTCAAGAGTTTATACCAACTATGACTTCGAAAGATTACGAAAATTTAAAAGAGGAATAATTTAATGGCTTCATCATTTACGAAACTAATTACAACTTATATTAATGCAAAAGACTCTAATAAACCACACTTAATGAATAGAGTATTCTCAAAAGATGCTACTTTAAATATGATAGTAAATTCTGAAAATATATCTTTTCCTTCTAAAGTAACAGGACTTGATAATATTACAGTAACACTTGTAGAAGATTTTTCAATGAAGTTTGAAAATGTTTATACTATTTGTTTGGAAGATACTATTCAAAGAGATGATGAAAAGTTTTTCTGTCAATGGTTAGTAGTAATGAATGATAAAGTTACAAAAGAAGTCAAAGTAGGTATTGGAGAATATGTTTGGATTAGAAAAGATTCTTTAATTACTTCTTTGGATATTAAAATTAAAGAAATGAGTATTGTTGATGCTAAGTACCAAAATGATGTTTTAGACTTAGTATCATCTTTTCCCTACCCATGGGCAAATGCACATCAAATAAATGATATACATAAGTATTTATTTGTTTAGCTTTTAATTTTTTTGATATATCTATAAATAGATGGTTCGGACATTTGTAGTTTAGAAGCTACTTCTTGTACTGAACCTCTAATATTAAATACCCCACAGTCATTTAGTGCTGTAATTACTTCTGTTTTTTCATCTGTTGTCATTCTATTTGGAACAATATCAAATTCATTTAAAATTGCATCAATTTTATTAAGTGTTAGCTCTTGTGGATCTGTATTTAGGTTTTCTTTTATATTATTAAGTGATAAAACTTTATCATCAACATAATTTGGAAGTAATGAAGTTAAAAATGATAATGATTTTTTCACTTCATGGTAATCAGAATTTAAACCCAAAGCTCCGACTATTTTATTATCGTCATCTCTAATAAAATATGTAGATGAATATAAAAGTTTTCCTTCTATACTTTTTGAGTTGTAATTAGATATAAATTGTTTATTTCCCTCAGACTCAGCTGCAATAAATTCTAAAATTAAATCAGTAGGACGTCCACCTATTTTTCTATTACTTATATGTCCATTTATTATATAAACGATTGATTCTTCATAGTTAGTTAAATCATGTAGTATTATTTCTGTATTACTTCCTAGCACTTCCCCTAAGAAGTCTGCAATTGTAATAAATCTTTTGATATGTTGATTCAAATATATCCTTAATATATTATATTTTTTTATTATAAGAGAATAAGGAAATATTGTCAAATTACAATTTAACTTTTTATTTTTTTAATATACCTATAAATTGAAGGTTCTGACATCTGTAATTTTTTTGCAACTTCTTGCACTGAACCTCTAATATTGAAAACACCACAGTCATTTAGTGCTGTAATTACATTTGTTTTCTCATCTGTTGTCATTCTATTTGGAACTACATCAAACTCATTTATTATTGCATCTATTTTACTAAGTGTTAATTCTTGTGGATCTGTATTAAGGTTTTCTTTTATATTATTGATTGATAAAATTTTATCATCTACGTAGTTTGGTAATAAAGAAGTTAAGAATGATAAAGACTTTTTAACCTCATGATAATCAGAATTTAGACATAAAGCCCCTACAATTTCATTATTATCATCTCTGATAAAATATGTAGAAGAGTATAAAAGTCTACCTTCTATTGTTTTAGAATTGTAATTAGAGATAAACTGTTTATTACCTTTAGATTCACTTGCTATAAACTCTAAAACTAGGTCAGTTACTGGGTCGCCAATCTTTCTATCACTGATGTGACCGTTGATTATATGGACAATTGACTCTTCATAATTTGTTAAGTCATGTAGTATGATTTCTGTATTACTTCCTAGTACATCACCTAAAAAATCTGCAATAGATATAAATTTTTTAATATGTTTGTTCACAAATATATCCTTAATAGCTTATGTATATTCTTATTATAAGGTATTAATAAAAAATTGTCAAATCAATAATAAATTGTTATCATAATAAAAATTTATTAATTTGTGATAAAAACTCTTTACATTGATAAAATTTTATTATATACTGATTCCAATGAAAAAAAATTATCATAAAAGGGACTTAATATGAACGCTATTAATTCAACAAAAGCACCAAGTGCAATCGGACCATATTCACAAGCAGTAGAGAAAGATGGATTTACATTTGTATCAGGACAATTACCAATAGATGAAACTACAGGTGAGTTTGCAGGAGATGATATTGCATCACAAGCAAAACAATCTTTAGAGAATACAAAATATATTTTAGAAGAAGCTGGATTACAAATGAAAGATGTTGTTAAAACTACTATTTTATTAAAAGATATAGAAGATTTTGCAGTAGTAAATGAAATTTATGGACAATATTTTGAAGCACCATTTCCAGCAAGAGCAACATATGAAGTTTCAAGACTACCAAAAGATGCTCTAATTGAAATAGAATCAATTGCAAAAAAATAATATAATATAACTTGATAATATAAGAAAGCGGAGAACAAGAAAATGAAAAAAGATATTGTAGTTGTAGGTGGTGGTTGTATTGGACTTATGTCAGCTTATTGCTTACAAAAGAGTGGAAGAGATGTTACTGTTATTGAAAAGGGTGACATTACTGATGGAACTTCTTTTGGAA contains the following coding sequences:
- a CDS encoding leucine-rich repeat-containing protein kinase family protein, which translates into the protein MQTLEQLNNDELKGIKQLTISEDLCEFPQKIFELADSLEMLDLSNNKLTHIPNLEKLTNLKIAFFSYNLFTELPNAFKNCKNLYMLGLKGNQIEVIKEDILPHSISWLILTDNKIKTLPNSIGDLTKLQKFPLAGNLLTTLPNSMQNCKNLELLRLSANNLKEIPSWLLNLPKLSWLAFSGNDCSVQPQVDLEKASLEKLQIQEQLGEGASGMIYKAFCSTQKKDVALKLFKGAITSDGYAVDEMNTYMSIGKHNNLINVIAKIDEDEKLGLLLDLIPKSYENLGFPPNFDTCTRDTFANNHTMTSKSIYEVVKHIQSAAIHLHEKNLMHGDLYAHNILINEDNHCYLGDFGASSFYDNKAYEKIEVRAFGCLIDDLLNICSDKENTCFETLRTVSQTCMNEDVNSRPLFNEINF
- a CDS encoding PLP-dependent aminotransferase family protein, which codes for MYYLEQNSEIPLHIQLFKQIKEDILTNYKIDEKLPSIRKVASIYNLSKNTVESAYSQLVVEGYIDSIPKSGYVVIQNSLSDFSSQFPCDISNDMKEDEILYDFFPARLESSSFPLKIWKRLFNKNINDSLDFGAYRDRQGEYELRVQIAQYLNKSRAVKCNTEQIIIGNGFISSISLLALLLNDEHNSIAIEEPGYHVIRKVYENHNYKIDRIQVNKNGIDIEALEKTKSKLAYLTPSHQYPTGVAIPISNRLKILDWANKNDALIIEDDYDTELSYINRPIPSLQGLDNNQRVVYIGTFSKALSPSLRVSYMVLPNHLLEIYKEKFSYYDSGVSLMTQNTLASFIEQGYWDKHLRKIRTINKKKHNLLKSLLESKLKDSMKIVNQGGGLAILIQPTKELDYKKLEILAIKEKIKLHFAKPRCGDNWQALMMGFGGIKEKDLEKAIDLFSIIWYKCIKK
- a CDS encoding rhodanese-like domain-containing protein; this encodes MNEQIKHYEDKLKYEMDSWDLSVALKNNENVIVIDARASNAYKYERVPNAINIPHKTMNIDTTKDLDKDAVYISYCDGIGCNASTKGALNMAKLGFQVKELIGGLDWWIRDGHETHGENARKSTGVSCAC
- a CDS encoding SMI1/KNR4 family protein, with amino-acid sequence MNKEFDKFKQWLTHNYSDGLLDLNPPASDDEIKELTSTLGVELPEDFISVLKIHNGQKGEKAWLFDSQEFLSTHRIIEEFNTWKKLQVTKLQDKVSMPDDGVRSDWWNINWIPFTSDGCGDHYCIDLNPNSSGTKGQIITLWFESPEREIVSTSFSQWFEEYLEELNTGNLVYSKEYNSIVHKDEL
- a CDS encoding Rdx family protein, which codes for MPEASRLEEELKGNFSDINIKLNEGSGGIFKVIIDDTVIFDKLDVEHRFPNDGEIIERIDKL
- a CDS encoding class I SAM-dependent methyltransferase, which produces MIRKINLKTGVLNIMQNLTELMEKIINEESIIYAVFSGVKNKSEKTFNKVTIKKVTIKDEVKHQFEYIYDKNVEHKNLDNDETFVEMYNLTKTYFKQVLINTVDADYHILISKKGEANIKKKAASKKAEIASHNRKKKYILNEGELTPFLIELGIMTKQGKIVNAKYDKFKQINRYLELVADCIPYLDKNKTIRIIDFGCGKAYLTFALYDYLVLKMGYNVEIVGLDLKENVIEFCSNLAKKLNFDDLRFEQGDIKGFDQFTDVDMVISLHACNTATDEALAKAVNWGANVILAVPCCQHEFLKKIKNEKMIPMMKYGIIKEKLATLLTDSVRANVLEIMGYRTQVLEFIDMEHTPKNVMIRAFFEDNTNIKKTVNQYKEFKNEWQISPYIEEAFGESLTSKLD
- a CDS encoding YciI family protein, which produces MFIVSLTYICDLKEVDNHLSSHVEYLEKQYEEGNFIASGRKVPRTGGIILSKLDSLEKLNKVLEKDPFYQNNLAKYDIQEFIPTMTSKDYENLKEE
- a CDS encoding ester cyclase, whose product is MNTIQKIAKQFFEACEEGKGWDECSSYCLPDATFSSQTIVLAEISTLEEYTEWMKGLFTPIPDGNHEVKFFAADEEQKSVLAFAVFHGTQTGEGGPVPPTGNSISADYVYHIEFEGKRIKHMTKIWNDSISLQQLGWA
- a CDS encoding rhodanese-like domain-containing protein — encoded protein: MNENMIYIFIALLAFLAYKKYSQYQVLKLVPDLLAQGGQIVDVRSEEEFASSSKDGSINIPLHSLKKRMNELDNKKPIILCCASGSRSGLAKRTLTAQGFENVHNVGTWRALRKF
- a CDS encoding pyridoxamine 5'-phosphate oxidase family protein — translated: MRKVYEIKDEELIKNILENTEFGTLAICMDNKPYSVPLNFVEINGEIFIHGAKKGKKIEIMNNNNNASFSVVESYSLLPSYFSTDDGRASPATHMFKSIILDGHIEFIEDYDVKANALEMLMQKYQKEGGYKALTDVIYKKIINATCIYKLVPSQSSAKFHLGQDYNEQRFARVKEHLLKRGTKKDLDTLKLMESLRV